CGCGACTGCCTGGTCGCGGCCGGAGTCGACGTGCTGGTCGTCGACTGCGGCGTGCTGGGCGAGCCCTACTTCGCCCCCGACATCGCCTCGGCCGAGGTCGCCTCCCGCGCCGGCATCGACCTGGCGGACTTCAAGGCCGGCGTCGAGGGCACCGGCGGGCGGGTCACCGCGGTCGGCAAGATGAGCGAAGGGCTCCGCGCGCTGCTCCTGGAGCTGGTCGAGCAGGACCGCATCGACGCGGTGATGGGACTCGGCGGCACGGGGGGCACCGACCTGCTCAGCGGGGCGTTCAAGGACCTCGACCTGGGCTTCCCCAAGCTCATCGTCAGCACGATGGCCTCCAACAACACCCGCCCGTACGTCGGCCACTCCGACATGCTCATGGCCGCCGCCGTGACCGACATCGCCGGTCTCAACAGCATCTCCAAGCAGGTCCTCGGCAACGCGGCCGGCGCCGCGGCGGGCATGGCCACGATCCGCGCGCACGTGCAGGCGCAGGCCGAGGCCAGCAAGCCGCTCGTCGCGGTCTCGATGTTCGGCGTCACCACGCCGGGGGTCATGCGCATCCGCCAGCAGCTGGAGGACGAGGGCTTCGAGGTCGTCACCTTCCACGCCGTCGGCGAGGGCGCCGGGATGGAGCACCTGATCGACGTCGGCGCCATCGACGCGGTCATCGACTACACGCTGCCGGAGATCATCAACCACTGGAACCACGGCATCTTCGACCCGGGCGTGGAGCGCATGGAGGCCGCGATCCGCACGGGCATCCCGCAGGTGGTCGTCCCCGGCGCGATGGAGTGCTTCAACTTCGGCGCCGTCGACACCATCCCGGCGGAGTTCAACACCCCCGAGCGCAACGTGCTGATCCACAACCCGAACATCACCTCACTGATGGCGACGCCGGAGGAGCTGGCCCGGCTCGGGGAGTACCTCGCCGACCACGTGAACCAGGCTCCCGGCCCCAAGGCCGTCGCCCTGCCGCTGGGCGGGCTCGACAACTACTTCAAGGAGGGCAGCCAGTGGCACGGGTCGGACGTGACCCCGCTGTTCGAGGCCGTCCGCGCCCACCTCGACCCCGACGTCGAGCTCATCGAGATGGACAACAACATCAACGACGAGGCCTTCGCCGACGCGGTGTTCGCCCTGTTCATGAAGCAGTGGCAGGCCCGCACCACCCAGCCCGCTGCTGGTCACTGAACCGAGGAGCCCGCCGTGCCCGACGCCATCATCACCTGCGCCCCCACCGGCGCGATCCACACGCCCTCGATGTCGCCGTACCTGCCGGTGACGCCGCACGAGATCGCGGAGGCCGCGCTCGGCGCGGCCGAGGCGGGAGCGGCGATCGTGCACCTGCACGTCCGCGACCCCGAGGACGGCCACCCCGTGCAGGACACCGGGCTGTTCCGGGAGCTCCTGGCCGAGATCGAGGACCGCTCAGACGTGGTGGTGAACCTGACCACCGGCGGGAGCCCGCACATGAGCGTGGACGAGCGGATCGGCCCGGCCGCGGACCTCGCCCCCGAGCTGGCCTCGCTCAACATGGGGACCATGAACATGGGGCTGTTCCCCATGCTCGAGCGGTTCCCCGACCTGCGCCACGACTGGGAGCGGACGCACCTGGGCAACAAGGACCTGGTCTTCAAGAACACCTTCGCCGACATCGAGCGGATCCTGAAGACCTGCGGCGACCAGGGCACCCGCTTCGAGTTCGAGTGCTACGACACCGCCCACCTCTACAACCTGGCGCACTTCCTCGAGCGTGGGCTCGTCCGGGCACCGCTGTTCGTGCAGAGCGTCGTGGGCCTCCTGGGCGGCATCGGCGCGGACGTCGAGGACCTGCTCCACATGCGGCGCACGGCGCAGCGGCTGTTCGGCGACGACTTCGAGTGGTCGGTGCTCGGCGCCGGCGCGGCCCAGATCCGGGTCGGCTCCATCGCCCTCGCGCTCGGCGCCAACGCCCGGGTCGGCCTGGAGGACTCGCTGTGGGACGGGCCGGGCAAGCTGGCCGAGTCCAGCCGGGTCCAGGTCGAGCGCATCACCGCGGCGGCGGGCGTGCTGTACCGCGACGTGGCCACCCCGGCCGAGGCCCGGCGCCGGCTCGCCCTGCGCGGCTCCCGGTGAGGAGTCGGCGGACGGTCGCCCAGGGGCAGGCGTGAGAGGATCCCCGGGATCCCGGCAGGGCAGGAGGGCAGCGTGACGGAGCGGACCGGCGACGACGCCCTCATCGGCGGCGAGCTGCTGTCCGCCTCGGTCAAGCGGCTGCTGATGGACCGGATCATGAAGGGCCACTACCAGCCCGGCGAACGGATCGTGGAGCTGCAGGTCGCCCGCGAGCTCGGCACCAGCCAGTCGCCGGTGCGCGAGGCGCTGCGCGACCTCGCCGCCATCGGCCTGGTCAGCATCCACTCGCGCAAGGGCGCGCGGATGCGCCAGCCGACGAGCAAGGAGCTGGCCGACATCAGCCTGGTCCGCTCGGAGATCGACGCCCTCGCCGCGACCACCGCGGCCCCGCTGATGGACGAGGACGTCCTGGACCAGCTGCGCGAGGCCTACGCCGAGATGCAGCGCCACCACGCCGGCGGCGACCACCTCGCGGTCACCCAGGCCGACGCCCGCTTCCACAAGATCATCGCCACCACCTCGCAGAACAAGGCCATCGAGCAGGTCTTCGACCAGCTCGAGCCGTTCGCCCGCACCTTCATCACCCTGACCATGCCCAAGGCCGACGTCGGCTCGATCATCGGCGAGCACGGCGCGATCCTGGCCGCGCTCGAGGACGGCGACGCGGCGCTCGCGGCCGCGTGCGCGCGCCAGCACCAGCTGAACGTGAGCGCGCTGTTCCGCGACCACTTCGACGCGGAGCCCGCGGAGGCGTCCGCGCCCTAGGTCGCGGACGCCTCCGCGACCTCGTCGTAGGACGCGCGCAGGTGCTCCTCGGAGACCAGCCACTCCTCGCCCGCGACGCCGTGCAGCAGCCACTGGCCCGGTCGGGCGGTCGTGTCGCCCTCGAGCGTGTGCACGACCTCGCCCGGTCGGGCCCTCCGGCCGCGCACCTCGCCGACCCGGCGCCACCGGTCGCCACCGAGCGGCTGGTGGGTGCGCTCGAAGACGTCGGCCGCCACCGAGCGGCTCGCACCCGTGGGGTCGTCGGCGTCGGTGACCTCCCAGTCGCCGGCCGCGCCGTGCAGCACGGTGCCGTCGCTGGTGCTCCAGCTCCAGCGCTCGTCGCGGCGCACGGCCCGGACCTCGCCGCGGCGCCGGAGGCGCACCCACGCGGCGTACGGGTCGTCGAAGGAGCGGTAGCCGAGCGCCTCGAGCAGGGCCAGGCTCTCGAGGACGCCGCGGCGGGTCTTCTCACGCGACTCGTCGGAGAGCTGGTCCCAGGGCAGCAGGTCGGGGTGGCGCTTGGCCGCGCGGTCGCGGGTCGGGCCCCACGTCCAGTCGTGCTCCCCCAGGTGGCGCAGCCACGACTCGTGCTCGGCGCGGGCCATCCGGTCGAGCTGGTCGTCGCTCGGCGGCGCGGCGGGATCGGCGCTGGCGCCCCAGCTGCGGCCGACCTCGACCGCGGAGCCGAGGGCGGTGAGCACCTGGCGCACGTTGGACTCGCGGTAGAACGCCTCGAGCTCGTCCCACGGCCGACGGGCCGGGTCGTCCGGGTCCGGGAACTGCCGCACGTAGTCCTCGTGCACCAGCCGGGCGATCTGCTCCCAGCTGTCCACCGGGTGGCCGCGGCCGGCGTCGAGGGTGGAGCCGAAGGCCCGGACCTGGGCCAGCAGCGGCTCGCCGCCGAGGCCGGTGACCTCGGTGTGGCGGGAGTAGACGAGCAGGCCGGGGTACGTCGCGCCGAGGCGCGAGGCGCGGCGCTGGTCGGTCACGTCGACGTCCCCGCTGAAGACCAGCGCCGGCACCCGGTGCTCGCGCACGCTGTCGGCCACCACGTCGTCGAGGTCGCGCGCGGGCTCGGCGCGGACCCGGTCGAGCCGGGTGTTGCCGAACCGGCTCTGGGCCAGCGCGTGCTCCTCGATGACCTGCTCGGCGTCGGGACCGACCACGCTCACGCCGGGCACGCGGGCACCCTCGCCGCTCAGCCCCTGCTCGCGCTCGCGCTGGGCGAGCTCGGCGACCAGCGCGAAGGTCAGGTCGGACTGGCCGGTGACCAGCACGTGGTCGACACCCCGCGCGAGGGCGTCGTCGACGAGCAGGCGCGCGGTCACCTCGTTCTCGCTGATGGTGTCCACGATCCAGCTCGGGATCCGGCTGAGGTAGCGGCGCCGCCAGTCCTCTGCCTGCCACGCCTCGTCGATGCGCAGCAGCACCCGCACCGCCTGCGGGCCGGCGACCTGCCGGCGCTCGCCCACCACGTCCTGGACCAGGCTCATCAGCCTCTGCGCCTCGGTGCTGTCGGGGGCCAGCACGGCCAGTCGGTGCAG
This genomic window from Nocardioides anomalus contains:
- a CDS encoding BKACE family enzyme; this translates as MPDAIITCAPTGAIHTPSMSPYLPVTPHEIAEAALGAAEAGAAIVHLHVRDPEDGHPVQDTGLFRELLAEIEDRSDVVVNLTTGGSPHMSVDERIGPAADLAPELASLNMGTMNMGLFPMLERFPDLRHDWERTHLGNKDLVFKNTFADIERILKTCGDQGTRFEFECYDTAHLYNLAHFLERGLVRAPLFVQSVVGLLGGIGADVEDLLHMRRTAQRLFGDDFEWSVLGAGAAQIRVGSIALALGANARVGLEDSLWDGPGKLAESSRVQVERITAAAGVLYRDVATPAEARRRLALRGSR
- a CDS encoding GntR family transcriptional regulator yields the protein MTERTGDDALIGGELLSASVKRLLMDRIMKGHYQPGERIVELQVARELGTSQSPVREALRDLAAIGLVSIHSRKGARMRQPTSKELADISLVRSEIDALAATTAAPLMDEDVLDQLREAYAEMQRHHAGGDHLAVTQADARFHKIIATTSQNKAIEQVFDQLEPFARTFITLTMPKADVGSIIGEHGAILAALEDGDAALAAACARQHQLNVSALFRDHFDAEPAEASAP
- a CDS encoding Tm-1-like ATP-binding domain-containing protein codes for the protein MDRNPVVCLAGTLDTKGAEYAYVRDCLVAAGVDVLVVDCGVLGEPYFAPDIASAEVASRAGIDLADFKAGVEGTGGRVTAVGKMSEGLRALLLELVEQDRIDAVMGLGGTGGTDLLSGAFKDLDLGFPKLIVSTMASNNTRPYVGHSDMLMAAAVTDIAGLNSISKQVLGNAAGAAAGMATIRAHVQAQAEASKPLVAVSMFGVTTPGVMRIRQQLEDEGFEVVTFHAVGEGAGMEHLIDVGAIDAVIDYTLPEIINHWNHGIFDPGVERMEAAIRTGIPQVVVPGAMECFNFGAVDTIPAEFNTPERNVLIHNPNITSLMATPEELARLGEYLADHVNQAPGPKAVALPLGGLDNYFKEGSQWHGSDVTPLFEAVRAHLDPDVELIEMDNNINDEAFADAVFALFMKQWQARTTQPAAGH
- a CDS encoding RyR domain-containing protein translates to MSERARWVVRVAGTVYLVGVGLLALAVYVDLPGPLSAYGDSTASWPVALNLVAGLVAFGTWRWVNRRNTRPFAVVLLGMGIATVLVLASASYARCPDAGLSTGWSVVTRVVGLITNNYAVDMFAAPGCTTDGVPLALQFARLAQLIVLLVAATSALTALLRTQVDRIAVRWSPRLSVALGVDVTSAPLLTALAVDAERYTLAALTSDPAAPWVAQARAAGWRVVVTDPRRLESISRLITRPGHRHALHRLAVLAPDSTEAQRLMSLVQDVVGERRQVAGPQAVRVLLRIDEAWQAEDWRRRYLSRIPSWIVDTISENEVTARLLVDDALARGVDHVLVTGQSDLTFALVAELAQREREQGLSGEGARVPGVSVVGPDAEQVIEEHALAQSRFGNTRLDRVRAEPARDLDDVVADSVREHRVPALVFSGDVDVTDQRRASRLGATYPGLLVYSRHTEVTGLGGEPLLAQVRAFGSTLDAGRGHPVDSWEQIARLVHEDYVRQFPDPDDPARRPWDELEAFYRESNVRQVLTALGSAVEVGRSWGASADPAAPPSDDQLDRMARAEHESWLRHLGEHDWTWGPTRDRAAKRHPDLLPWDQLSDESREKTRRGVLESLALLEALGYRSFDDPYAAWVRLRRRGEVRAVRRDERWSWSTSDGTVLHGAAGDWEVTDADDPTGASRSVAADVFERTHQPLGGDRWRRVGEVRGRRARPGEVVHTLEGDTTARPGQWLLHGVAGEEWLVSEEHLRASYDEVAEASAT